In Numidum massiliense, a single genomic region encodes these proteins:
- a CDS encoding sensor histidine kinase, whose translation MARYTDQSTYKEELYRVKLDLMHTLGHELKTPLTGVLGLTELMLHQSLPAQRQQKYLAAIYKEVHRLVQLVNDLLDVEQLDVEQIEAAKPIVQKQRIDMADIVTEAMTPLNLYTNRHTLLLERRTEDANVTADPSKIKQVLYNLLSNAIKYSPDGGRVLVRLYKDDRHMCVDVADEGIGIPPHVFPLLFRKYYRVADAAHKGIAGTGLGLAIAREIVAAHGGRIDVKSEWGKGSTFTVKLPI comes from the coding sequence ATGGCACGTTACACTGATCAGTCCACGTATAAAGAAGAACTGTACCGTGTAAAGCTCGACCTAATGCATACGCTCGGCCACGAATTAAAGACGCCGCTCACGGGTGTGTTAGGGTTGACCGAGTTAATGTTGCATCAATCGCTACCTGCGCAAAGGCAGCAGAAGTACCTCGCAGCGATTTATAAAGAGGTACACCGTCTCGTCCAACTCGTGAACGATTTGCTCGACGTCGAACAACTCGACGTCGAGCAGATAGAGGCAGCAAAACCGATAGTACAAAAGCAGCGCATCGACATGGCGGATATTGTCACAGAGGCCATGACACCGTTAAATTTGTACACGAATCGGCATACGCTACTGCTCGAGCGAAGAACGGAAGATGCGAACGTAACAGCCGATCCCTCTAAGATCAAGCAAGTGTTATACAATTTACTCAGTAACGCGATCAAGTACTCTCCCGACGGCGGGCGCGTTTTGGTGCGACTGTACAAGGACGATCGTCATATGTGCGTCGACGTAGCCGATGAAGGAATCGGGATTCCACCGCACGTATTCCCACTCCTATTCCGCAAATATTATCGCGTCGCCGATGCCGCACATAAAGGGATTGCTGGCACCGGCCTCGGTTTGGCTATTGCGCGTGAAATTGTCGCCGCCCACGGTGGTAGAATCGACGTTAAGTCTGAATGGGGCAAGGGAAGTACGTTCACGGTGAAACTACCAATTTAA
- a CDS encoding response regulator codes for MAKILVVEDEEVLQMLMRDMLTDAGYAIDVASGKEAFLAAIEREAYDLVLLDYVLPDMNGFDALAKIKAQSSRNTPQVIMISAEHTPQHRQRALAYGVDFFLPKPFSPLKLLQQIGRMLSSGE; via the coding sequence TTGGCAAAAATTTTAGTAGTAGAAGACGAAGAGGTTTTACAAATGCTGATGCGCGACATGCTTACAGACGCCGGTTACGCGATCGACGTCGCCAGTGGCAAGGAGGCTTTTTTAGCGGCAATTGAACGAGAGGCGTACGACCTCGTGCTACTCGATTACGTGTTGCCAGACATGAACGGTTTCGACGCACTCGCGAAAATTAAAGCGCAGTCCAGCCGCAATACACCGCAAGTCATTATGATTAGCGCCGAGCACACGCCGCAACACCGACAGCGGGCTCTTGCGTACGGCGTCGATTTTTTTCTGCCTAAACCGTTTAGTCCGCTAAAACTACTGCAGCAAATCGGGAGAATGTTATCATCAGGTGAATGA
- a CDS encoding GDYXXLXY domain-containing protein gives MEERRAHTTYLLGLIFLVAAIIYFFATNWPLMDRPTKILLSLLLIVCGYLAAWVYERTNDMRYLSRWWLVFATISFGVSVALLGQMYNSHADSYVLFLIWLVPALVMALWTRYTPFYWLSLLLLECTIWLKVYPSGFFFIYDIWEDTYIFSAIVLFHLLLYYGSQRVQLQHISHVLLAVAQLSIVSRLVKHPFYDVLANWEGSFATPDQFAQTIFPLFHLLYIAVMVLIARHLFRTKNFHPLVFAVHLLFFDVYVVYNVFYIFYQFFGDSLFLRILMLVVLFTLSRFSLKVLNRTKSTKSQGQSNKWVNATYYFFVTVFSLLGTIVALLIIAAFILLFLGADNLSMFFLLLGIVSISGSLLITHPLLTVVRATLAASGSCLLYLYALEFSVISYLVTVVIFAAFSLAILKYKWAVIFYVANQWTLIKFIYSLFITINVPLVIADLCVIALVAWNVFICYKFHTMSLRLVAYVLSVAMLFDLAFLSFQPSLWLTVVYRLLAVAFLLWQLYKPFTASRMLRWFTWAALATFIMWMYYEYLWSLLHKSLTLLLLSAICFALFFILNKKKNTAVTVARIRWWGIVAVLVAQLVFVGVTVYQKETLLKEGTSIALKLAPVDPRSMFQGDYVNLSYDLGRALPYFNENGAVHVMLTADDAQSVRYNGEYIPLYTGSAIIPRAKWRKGYNVRAERQGGDDDDAPIFLRGEIKHGQLVLGIEHFFVPEGTGRKWEQMNVAIVKVAKNGDALLETLVRYPLP, from the coding sequence ATGGAGGAAAGGCGCGCACATACGACTTACTTGTTAGGTTTAATTTTTTTAGTCGCCGCCATTATTTATTTTTTTGCTACGAACTGGCCGCTTATGGATCGTCCGACGAAGATTTTATTGAGTTTGCTGTTGATCGTATGCGGCTACCTTGCTGCATGGGTGTATGAGCGAACGAACGACATGCGTTATTTGTCCCGCTGGTGGCTCGTCTTTGCTACCATTTCTTTCGGGGTAAGCGTTGCCTTGCTCGGACAAATGTACAACTCGCACGCTGACTCGTATGTCTTGTTTTTAATCTGGTTAGTACCGGCATTAGTTATGGCGCTATGGACGCGATACACACCCTTTTATTGGTTGTCCTTACTACTGCTGGAGTGCACGATATGGCTAAAAGTATATCCGAGCGGCTTCTTCTTTATTTACGACATCTGGGAAGACACGTACATATTTAGTGCCATTGTGTTGTTTCATTTATTGCTTTATTATGGCAGTCAGCGGGTACAGTTACAGCACATATCGCACGTTTTGTTAGCGGTCGCACAGTTGAGTATCGTTAGCCGCTTGGTGAAGCATCCATTTTATGACGTGTTAGCGAACTGGGAGGGGTCTTTCGCTACTCCTGATCAATTCGCCCAAACGATTTTTCCGCTGTTCCACCTATTATACATCGCTGTCATGGTTCTCATCGCACGTCATTTGTTCCGTACGAAAAACTTCCATCCGCTCGTGTTCGCGGTTCACCTCTTATTTTTCGATGTTTATGTCGTTTACAACGTGTTTTATATATTTTACCAATTTTTTGGTGACTCGCTGTTTCTACGTATACTTATGCTTGTCGTACTGTTTACGTTGAGTCGGTTTAGTTTAAAGGTACTTAACCGAACGAAGTCGACTAAGTCGCAAGGACAGTCGAACAAATGGGTGAACGCGACGTACTATTTTTTCGTCACTGTATTTTCTTTGCTTGGAACGATCGTGGCACTGCTTATAATAGCTGCATTTATTTTGTTGTTTTTAGGTGCGGACAATTTATCGATGTTTTTCTTGCTGCTCGGGATTGTGTCGATCAGCGGTTCGTTACTTATTACGCACCCGTTGCTGACGGTTGTAAGGGCAACACTCGCCGCAAGCGGCAGTTGCTTATTGTATCTGTACGCACTAGAATTTTCTGTTATCTCCTATCTCGTAACCGTCGTCATCTTCGCTGCCTTTTCCTTGGCGATACTCAAATACAAATGGGCAGTGATCTTTTACGTTGCCAATCAATGGACACTGATCAAGTTTATTTATTCTCTTTTTATAACAATCAATGTGCCGCTCGTAATCGCCGATCTGTGTGTCATCGCGTTAGTCGCTTGGAACGTATTCATTTGTTACAAATTCCACACGATGAGTTTACGTTTAGTCGCTTACGTCCTCTCAGTTGCCATGTTATTTGATCTCGCATTCTTGTCTTTCCAACCGTCGCTATGGCTCACCGTTGTTTACCGTTTGCTCGCTGTCGCTTTTTTATTGTGGCAACTGTATAAACCGTTCACCGCGTCACGCATGTTACGTTGGTTTACTTGGGCAGCGCTCGCCACGTTTATTATGTGGATGTACTACGAATACTTATGGTCGCTACTGCATAAATCGCTCACTTTACTTTTGCTTAGTGCGATTTGCTTTGCCCTCTTTTTCATCTTGAACAAAAAGAAAAATACCGCCGTAACTGTAGCGCGCATCCGTTGGTGGGGAATCGTTGCTGTACTTGTCGCACAACTTGTCTTCGTCGGGGTGACCGTTTACCAGAAAGAAACTTTACTAAAAGAAGGAACAAGCATCGCATTGAAATTAGCGCCGGTCGATCCCCGTTCCATGTTCCAAGGTGACTATGTCAACTTAAGCTACGACTTAGGGAGAGCCCTACCCTACTTTAATGAAAATGGCGCCGTTCACGTCATGTTAACAGCGGACGATGCACAATCTGTGCGTTACAACGGCGAGTATATTCCCCTGTATACAGGATCGGCAATCATTCCGCGTGCGAAGTGGCGCAAAGGTTACAATGTGCGTGCAGAGCGACAGGGCGGCGACGATGACGATGCGCCGATTTTCCTACGCGGGGAAATAAAGCACGGACAACTCGTTTTAGGGATCGAGCATTTCTTTGTTCCGGAAGGGACAGGGCGTAAGTGGGAGCAAATGAACGTCGCGATTGTCAAAGTGGCAAAAAACGGGGATGCACTTTTAGAAACGTTAGTAAGGTATCCGCTGCCGTAG